The DNA segment tgtaaaattatttgaaatatgtatAGTTAATAACCGttccgtttttatttattttaacaaaacgcTATCAAtcgtgtataaaattatttatactcgcataatttttatttcgcactACATCTAATAATTTCGCAGTATATCTACCTAAATCCTTGACATatacaaattaagaaaataaatacgatAACTTTGAGCGCGTTTTATTCGGTATGATCGAGTCGAAAATATGCAATGCAGCACGTTACACCAAGTAAGTATAGTGACTTCAAACAGACAATTAAATGTACAAAATCAACAAATACATATGTAAAAGAACAAATTGATTAATGCATCAACAAgtatctttattcaataaaatacagAACatctaaaatgtatatattcgTACATGCTATATGATGTATAGTATGTaccaataatataaaacaatgtttgataaaatttctaaaaattatatacaatgagataaaaaataatcgaCTAGATTCTTAAATATATGCTTGATGGGATGTGTCAGAAATTAAAACTGTATAAtccaaataattgaaaattaggAGTTTTCGGTCAATCTGTTAGGAAAAGAGAATTGAGTAAATTGGGACAGTTCTATCTTGTATTCTTGCCATTcactttgtttaatttattacgcgAAATTTTGTCGAAGAATAAAAGCCCGGCAGCGCGTTCAATGCTGTCGGGTGGCACctgtaaaagaattaatgaaactcttgtaatatttaaattatatcttattatatattgaataaatttagcatatcgcttatttttttatactcatACAATTATTCTAATAcgcttaaattttaatattttcttctaaTTAATAAGCAATTGTATTGACAACTTAACTATCTATATTACgacacatttaaatatatatttataattgttatataagtaaaatatgtcCTACACATAGTTTGATATCTTTTCTATACATTATAATTTCTTGGAATGCAAAGCAATACCTGGAAATTAGTGAGCGGCGCATTATCGTCAATTGGCGTATTTGGCATCACAAAAGCTTCCATTTCGAGTTTACCATCATTAGTTTCGCCGACGATCACCTTATAAAAATGTGTAGGCACTGCCACATGATTCGCGCCAATCACTTCATAACGCACATATTTCTTTCCATCCGCCTCTCTCCTGTAAATAGacaataacaaaatgtaaattaatttgattaattataatgattttgaaaattaattattaagaaaagcgctgcataataaaaatgacaaatataTAATAGCAGGAACAATAGTAAGAATAACAATAGAAACAATTAGTATTactacattaattaataataatatgaaaatagacaaaattcaaaataaaactgaaaactGCCTAAAAAGCAAACACACTTAGGAAGGTATAATGGCCCCGTGCATACGTAGACGTCCTTGTAGATATTTGTCAATTTCCGAACGTATTTCTCCAATCTGTTCCAGGAATCTCTGTTGAAACCCTTTCCAACCTGTGGCGCCATATTCGTGAGAAAGAAGGTTTGTTCCATGTGTTTTTGGTCCACTTTGTGATTCCCAGCCGCCGCCAGATGACCGCGATCATAGCCACTTCCCTTGTAGTCTGTGTTGTCTGACCTACTTGGCATCAccaaaattaaaagattcaattaattttgacaGATTAATTCAATCTACTAAATTAGTAGACAATAATTGAGATAAGACtatgacatatatgtatagtgCAAAGATTTTTCAGAAACATGTTGAGAATTATATATTAGGAATTATGTTCCTTTTCACCTGAAGAAAGGATGTATACTCTGATCTGGTTTAAATTCGCATTTTGAACGATCCACCTCGTTGTTGTACTGCAGTCTATCCTTGGACAAGTGTTCAAACACCCAATGAGCAATTCTGTTTCGTCTGTCATAGGATAGCACAAAATCCTCGTAGGACCTGACATGATCCAATCCGGGAAAACCAAATTTCATAATCTGCCGTAATATTACCAAGGTCCAGTACGATCATTAGAAATTTTGTAACCATGCTAAAAATAATTCAGCAAAGTTTCTGTACGTCGACAAGTTACTAAACGTTGATTCCTTTCTTATTTGATGCCACTAGATTTCTTATCATTTGCATACATAACTTTAAACTCAATTTAACTTTCTATTCTTTTCTAGCTTagtgaaaatatttctcaaaatttttataagagtaaaaatagaatagtt comes from the Solenopsis invicta isolate M01_SB chromosome 14, UNIL_Sinv_3.0, whole genome shotgun sequence genome and includes:
- the LOC105207676 gene encoding endonuclease G, mitochondrial isoform X2; translation: MDVVLAVAYIQVFDFDSLTKKIGIALRRVILRHTNGWCLGKFSEQRRCWKDNETSVLSGTRIRNMPGLPLFGTVSAATPLTPTERNLDMGCSVSSTTTRVSQIMKFGFPGLDHVRSYEDFVLSYDRRNRIAHWVFEHLSKDRLQYNNEVDRSKCEFKPDQSIHPFFRSDNTDYKGSGYDRGHLAAAGNHKVDQKHMEQTFFLTNMAPQVGKGFNRDSWNRLEKYVRKLTNIYKDVYVCTGPLYLPKREADGKKYVRYEVIGANHVAVPTHFYKVIVGETNDGKLEMEAFVMPNTPIDDNAPLTNFQVPPDSIERAAGLLFFDKISRNKLNKVNGKNTR
- the LOC105207676 gene encoding endonuclease G, mitochondrial isoform X1; the encoded protein is MDVVLAVAYIQVFDFDSLTKKIGIALRRVILRHTNGMRRIAFNLTALTSVGLAGWCLGKFSEQRRCWKDNETSVLSGTRIRNMPGLPLFGTVSAATPLTPTERNLDMGCSVSSTTTRVSQIMKFGFPGLDHVRSYEDFVLSYDRRNRIAHWVFEHLSKDRLQYNNEVDRSKCEFKPDQSIHPFFRSDNTDYKGSGYDRGHLAAAGNHKVDQKHMEQTFFLTNMAPQVGKGFNRDSWNRLEKYVRKLTNIYKDVYVCTGPLYLPKREADGKKYVRYEVIGANHVAVPTHFYKVIVGETNDGKLEMEAFVMPNTPIDDNAPLTNFQVPPDSIERAAGLLFFDKISRNKLNKVNGKNTR